A single genomic interval of Streptomyces graminofaciens harbors:
- a CDS encoding (Fe-S)-binding protein produces MQLAAIIVSLVLTVVGVALLARAIGQFFRYFKLGQPVPAGSRTDNPYQRSVTLVREFLGHTRMNRWGIVGFAHWFVAVGFLTLPPTLAQAFGQLFKADWVLPVIGGFLPFELYIEFIGVMTILGIAVLIVIRLLSLPSRAGRKSRFAGSKAGQAYFVEYVILTIGLAIYVLRGLEGALHHVEHYEAGYFASYPLVLAFKGLSVPALQNLVYLTAMVKISTSFIWMIVVSLNTNMGVAWHRFLGFPNIWFKRNADGATALGALQPMTSGGKAIDFTDPGDDDVFGVSQVEQFSWKGLLDFSTCTECGRCQSQCPAWNTGKPLSPKLLIMSLRDHAHAKAPYLLAGGGKSMEGEEKASEEQLKDVPAAALAEAERPLIGTVEENGVIDPDVLWSCTTCGACVEQCPVDIEHVDHIVDMRRYQVMIESAFPSEAGTMLKNLEKKGNPWGLAKKQRLEWLKEVEFEVPVVGKDIEDLSEVEYLYWVGCAGALEDRAKKTTKAFAELLHMAGVKFAIMGGDEKCTGDSARRLGNEPLFQELGMENVAALNMAFGEDDDDPETKKPKSAKKIVATCPHCLNTLGNEYPQLGGDYEVIHHTQLLQHLIDEGKLIPVTPVEGLITYHDPCYLGRHNKIYTPPREIMSAVPGLRQQEMHRHKERGFCCGAGGARMWMEERIGKRINNERVDEALSLNPDIVSTACPFCLVMLTDSVNGKKNEGKAKESITVVDVAQLLLESVKTPVPDEDEPPAGTAETESEPEPEPVK; encoded by the coding sequence ATGCAACTCGCCGCGATCATCGTGTCGCTGGTTCTGACCGTGGTCGGCGTCGCGCTGCTCGCACGCGCCATCGGTCAGTTCTTCCGGTATTTCAAACTGGGCCAGCCGGTCCCGGCCGGCAGCCGTACCGACAATCCCTATCAGCGCAGTGTGACGCTGGTGCGGGAGTTCCTCGGCCACACCCGGATGAACCGGTGGGGCATCGTGGGCTTCGCCCACTGGTTCGTTGCCGTCGGCTTCCTCACCCTGCCGCCGACCCTCGCCCAGGCGTTCGGCCAGCTCTTCAAGGCCGACTGGGTGCTGCCGGTCATCGGTGGGTTCCTGCCGTTCGAGCTGTACATCGAGTTCATCGGTGTGATGACGATCCTCGGCATCGCCGTGCTCATCGTGATCCGCCTGCTGAGCCTGCCCTCGCGCGCCGGCCGCAAGTCCCGCTTCGCGGGCTCCAAGGCCGGTCAGGCGTACTTCGTCGAGTACGTCATCCTCACCATCGGTCTCGCGATCTACGTGCTGCGGGGCCTGGAGGGCGCGCTGCACCACGTCGAGCACTACGAGGCCGGGTACTTCGCCTCGTACCCGCTGGTCCTGGCCTTCAAGGGGCTGAGCGTCCCGGCGCTGCAGAACCTCGTCTACCTCACCGCGATGGTGAAGATCAGCACCTCGTTCATCTGGATGATCGTGGTCTCGCTGAACACCAACATGGGTGTCGCCTGGCACCGCTTCCTCGGCTTCCCGAACATCTGGTTCAAGCGGAACGCCGACGGTGCCACCGCCCTGGGTGCCCTGCAGCCGATGACCAGCGGCGGCAAGGCGATCGACTTCACCGACCCCGGTGACGACGACGTCTTCGGTGTCAGCCAGGTCGAGCAGTTCTCCTGGAAGGGGCTGCTGGACTTCTCCACCTGCACCGAGTGCGGTCGCTGTCAGTCGCAGTGCCCGGCCTGGAACACCGGTAAGCCGCTGTCCCCGAAGCTGCTCATCATGTCGCTGCGCGACCACGCGCACGCCAAGGCGCCGTACCTGCTGGCCGGTGGCGGCAAGAGCATGGAGGGCGAGGAGAAGGCGTCCGAGGAGCAGCTCAAGGACGTTCCCGCCGCCGCGCTCGCCGAGGCCGAGCGGCCGCTGATCGGGACCGTCGAGGAGAACGGCGTCATCGACCCCGATGTGCTGTGGTCCTGCACCACCTGCGGTGCGTGCGTGGAGCAGTGCCCGGTCGACATCGAGCACGTCGACCACATCGTCGACATGCGCCGCTACCAGGTGATGATCGAGTCCGCCTTCCCGTCCGAGGCCGGGACGATGCTCAAGAACCTGGAGAAGAAGGGCAACCCCTGGGGCCTGGCCAAGAAGCAGCGCCTGGAGTGGCTGAAGGAAGTCGAGTTCGAGGTTCCGGTCGTCGGCAAGGACATCGAGGACCTGTCCGAGGTCGAGTACCTGTACTGGGTCGGCTGCGCGGGCGCGCTGGAGGACCGGGCGAAGAAGACCACCAAGGCCTTCGCCGAGCTGCTGCACATGGCGGGCGTCAAGTTCGCCATCATGGGCGGCGACGAGAAGTGCACCGGTGACTCCGCCCGCCGCCTCGGCAACGAGCCGCTGTTCCAGGAGCTCGGCATGGAGAACGTCGCCGCGCTGAACATGGCCTTCGGCGAGGACGACGACGACCCGGAGACGAAGAAGCCGAAGTCGGCCAAGAAGATCGTCGCCACCTGCCCGCACTGCCTCAACACGCTCGGCAACGAGTACCCGCAGCTCGGCGGCGACTACGAGGTCATCCACCACACCCAGCTGCTCCAGCACCTGATCGACGAGGGCAAGCTGATCCCGGTGACCCCGGTCGAGGGTCTGATCACCTACCACGACCCCTGCTACCTGGGCCGCCACAACAAGATCTACACGCCCCCGCGCGAGATCATGTCCGCCGTTCCGGGCCTGCGTCAGCAGGAGATGCACCGCCACAAGGAGCGCGGCTTCTGCTGTGGCGCCGGTGGCGCGCGGATGTGGATGGAGGAGCGGATCGGCAAGCGCATCAACAACGAGCGTGTCGACGAGGCCCTGTCCCTCAACCCCGACATCGTCTCCACCGCCTGCCCGTTCTGCCTCGTCATGCTCACGGACTCCGTGAACGGCAAGAAGAACGAGGGCAAGGCCAAGGAGTCCATCACGGTCGTCGACGTCGCCCAGCTCCTCCTGGAGTCCGTCAAGACCCCGGTCCCGGACGAGGACGAGCCCCCGGCGGGCACGGCGGAGACGGAGAGCGAGCCGGAGCCGGAGCCGGTGAAGTAG